The genomic DNA ATAATAAGGGGTGGAGCAAAGCGTATGACTGTTTCATGTGTTTCTTTACAAAGCAAGCCCTCTTCTTTTAACCCCTCACAATATTTTCTCGCTGATTCTGTCAATTCGATCCCAATAAATAGACCACGACCGCGTACTTCCTTGATGATCGGATTGTTTATTTCTTTTAATTTATTTATAAAATATTCTCCAAGCTGTAAAGAGCGTTCGGCTAACTTTTCCTCTATTAGTACATCAATGGCTGCAATTGAAACAGCACATGCCATCGGATTTCCCCCAAATGTTGAACCATGTGAGCCTGGATTAAATACACCTAAAATATCTTTATTGGCAACAACACATGAAATTGGGAATACTCCTCCTCCAAGGGCTTTTCCTAAAATATACATATCGGGAACTACCTCTTCCCAATCACAAGCAAACATTTTTCCAGATCGGGCTAATCCAGCTTGAATTTCATCGGCAATAAATAAAACGTTATTTTCTTTACACAATTCATATGCTTGTTTCAAGAAACCTTCCGGAGGGATCATAATCCCTGCTTCTCCCTGGATCGGCTCAACCAAAAATGCCGCTGTATGAGGAGTTATTGCTTTTCTTAATGCTTCTATGTCACCGTAAGGGACAAGGTTTATTCCTGGCAACATTGGTCCGAAGCCGCGTTTATATTCTTCTTCAGATGATAAAGAAACAGCGGCCATTGTCCGACCATGAAAATTTCCTTTACAAGCAATAATTTCC from Bacillus aquiflavi includes the following:
- a CDS encoding ornithine--oxo-acid transaminase codes for the protein MMKTASKALIEQSEQFGANNYHPLPIVISNAEGVWVEDPEGNKYMDMLSAYSAVNQGHRHPKIIAALKNQADKVTLTSRAFHNDQLGSWYEKVCKLTNKEMALPMNTGAEAVETAIKAARRWAYDVKGVANNKAEIIACKGNFHGRTMAAVSLSSEEEYKRGFGPMLPGINLVPYGDIEALRKAITPHTAAFLVEPIQGEAGIMIPPEGFLKQAYELCKENNVLFIADEIQAGLARSGKMFACDWEEVVPDMYILGKALGGGVFPISCVVANKDILGVFNPGSHGSTFGGNPMACAVSIAAIDVLIEEKLAERSLQLGEYFINKLKEINNPIIKEVRGRGLFIGIELTESARKYCEGLKEEGLLCKETHETVIRFAPPLIINKEELDWAIERIKKVLS